In a single window of the Pongo abelii isolate AG06213 chromosome 1, NHGRI_mPonAbe1-v2.0_pri, whole genome shotgun sequence genome:
- the ZRANB2 gene encoding zinc finger Ran-binding domain-containing protein 2 has translation MSTKNFRVSDGDWICPDKKCGNVNFARRTSCNRCGREKTTEAKMMKAGGTEIGKTLAEKSRGLFSANDWQCKTCSNVNWARRSECNMCNTPKYAKLEERTGYGGGFNERENVEYIEREESDGEYDEFGRKKKKYRGKAVGPASILKEVEDKESEGEEEDEDEDLSKYKLDEDEDEDDADLSKYNLDASEEEDSNKKKSNRRSRSKSRSSHSRSSSRSSSPSSSRSRSRSRSRSSSSSQSRSRSSSRERSRSRGSKSRSSSRSHRGSSSPRKRSYSSSSSSPERNRKRSRSRSSSSGDRKKRRTRSRSPESQVIGENTKQP, from the exons ATGTCGACCAAGAATTTCCGAGTCAGTGACGGGGACTGGATTTGCCCTGACAAAAA aTGTGGAAATGTAAACTTTGCTAGAAGAACCAGCTGTAATCGATGTGGTCGgg agaAAACAACTGAGGCCAAGATGATGAAAGCTGGGGGCACTGAAATAGGAAAGACACTTGCAGAAAAGAGCCGAGGCCTATTTAGTGCTAATGACTGGCAGTGTAAAAc TTGCAGCAATGTGAATTGGGCCAGAAGATCAGAGTGTAATATGTGTAATACTCCAAAGTATGCTAAATTAGAAGAAAGAACAG GATATGGTGGTGGttttaatgaaagagaaaatgttgaatatatagaaagagaagaaTCTGATGGTGAATATGATGAG TTTGGacgtaaaaagaaaaaatacagagggAAAGCAGTTGGTCCTGCATCTATATTAAAGGAAGTGGAAGATAAAGAAtcagagggagaagaagaggatGAGGATGAAGATCTTTCTAAATATAAGTTAGATGAG GATGAGGATGAAGATGACGCTGATCTCTCAAAATATAATCTTGATGCCAGTGAAGAAGAAgatagtaataaaaagaaatctaataGACGAAGTCGCTCAAAGTCTCGATCTTCACATTCACGATCTTCATCACGCTCATCCTCCCCCTCAAGTTCAAGGTCTAGGTCCAG GTCCCGTTCAAGAAGTTCTTCCAGTTCGCAGTCAAGATCTCGTTCCAGTTCCAGAGAACGTTCGAGATCTCGTGGGTCGAAATCAAG ATCCAGCTCCAGGTCCCACAGGGGCTCTTCTTCCCCACGAAAAAGATCTTATTCAAGTTCATCATCTTCTCCTGAGAGGAACAGAAAGAGAAGTCGTTCTAGATCTTCTTCATCTGGTGATCGCAAAAAAAGACGAACAAGATCACGGTCACCCGAAAG CCAGGTGATTGGTGAAAACACTAAACAACCCTGA